Proteins found in one Cryptococcus neoformans var. grubii H99 chromosome 14, complete sequence genomic segment:
- a CDS encoding histone deacetylase HOS2, whose product MTLTDYPTFSNSPFFYDPRNPVLPEPEQGHIRAHSNPSVAYYHPKNVGNYHYGERHPMRPHRLELTNQLVLSYGLHEKMSYHAPRAATEEELLEFHEADYVDFLKRVTPKNAQALTKDWTKFNVGDDCPIFYDLFSFCKQYAGGSLAAARKLSSGSADIAINWSGGLHHAKKGEASGFCYVNDIVLGILELLRYHPRVLYIDIDIHHGDGVQEAFYLSNRVLTVSFHKYAADFFPNTGNLSEIGSDLGKYFCLNVPLQDGIDDESYISLFKAVMEPTITIFKPSAIVLQCGADSLGCDRLGTFNLSIAAHGECVRFIKSFGLPLLALGGGGYRQSSVSRCWTYETGVLAGVQLSNELPQNNYYEFFAPDYKLHPPLTGKIQNLNTAKSLERIRISIREKLRYLGGAPSVQMQEIPPDLQGLLEEDEKSATEKMDERTEERREGKGKEIEWLDREVGGSGDGVGSGRYFGGARRRF is encoded by the exons ATGACTCTCACGGACTACCCAACATTCTCAAATAGCCCTTTCTTTTACGATCCCCGGAATCCCGTATTACCTGAACCAGAACAAGGCCACATTCGA GCGCATTCAAATCCATCCGTCGCCTATTACCATCCTAAAAATGTCGGAAATTACCATTATGGG GAACGCCATCCTATGCGACCGCATCGGCTGGAGTTGACGAACCAACTCGTACTCAGTTACGGCTTACACGAAAAAATGTCGTATCATGCCCCTCGTGCAGCTACGGAAGAGGAATTACTGGAATTCCACGAAGCAGATTATGTCGACTTTCTCAAACG AGTCACGCCAAAAAATGCTCAAGCACTAACAAAAGACTGGACGAAATTCAATGTCGGTGACGATTGCCCCATCTTCTACGATCtattttctttttgcaAACAATATGCGGGTGGTTCACTCGCCGCCGCCAGAAAACTTTCAAGTGGAAGTGCAGACATTGCTATCAACTGGAGCGGTGGATTACATCACGCAAAAAAAGGTGAAGCAAGTGGATTTTGTTATGTAAACGATATCGTTTTGGGTATCCTTGAGCTTTTAAG ATATCATCCTCGTGTGCTCTATATTGATATCGACATTCACCACGGCGACGGCGTGCAAGAAGCATTTTATCTCTCTAACCGTGTTCTCACCGTTTCCTTCCACAAATACGCCGCCGACTTCTTCCCTAACACCGGTAATTTATCAGAAATTGGCTCCGATCTGGGCAAATATTTCTGTCTCAATGTCCCTTTGCAAGATGGCATAGATGACGAGTCCTACATATCACTGTTTAAAGCAGTGATGGAACCAACTATCACTATATTCAAGCCTTCAGCAATTGTCCTACAGTGCGGTGCAGATTCTCTAGGATGCGATAGATTGGGAACATTCAACCTCTCTATCGCTGCCCACGGAGAATGTGTTAGATTTATCAAATCCTTTGGACTTCCTCTGCTTGCTCTTGGCGGAGGCGGCTATCGTCAATCGTCTGTGTCTCGCTGTTGGACATACGAGACTGGTGTTCTCGCCGGTGTTCAACTATCGAACGAACTCCCACAAAACAACTATTACGAATTCTTCGCCCCTGATTACAAGCTTCATCCGCCATTGACAGGTAAAATCCAAAACCTCAATACTGCCAAGTCGCTTGAACGCATCAGAATATCTATTCGCGAAAAGCTCAGATATCTTGGTGGTGCTCCTAGCGTCCAAATGCAGGAAATTCCTCCTGATCTACAAGGATTATtagaggaagacgaaaaaTCGGCTACcgaaaagatggatgagagaacagaagagagaagggaaggaaaaggcaaggagaTAGAATGGCTGGATAGAGAAGTTGGTGGTAGTGGTGATGGGGTCGGTTCAGGGAGGTATTTCGGTGGcgcgagaagaagattttAG
- a CDS encoding peroxin-10, with protein MDAPVASSSSHHPQAPLPAPYADLSFEPASQAQILRSHQRDTAQVHRLTELASEITRSLAGTRWMAQKQMIIELLIKGIYLSLTLGRGSQTLGEEYTDILPYSPRRKSSPSKTRRFLTIMFLIFPTILVSPASTSYMRTGGLSQTSSRWRIAREKIGDFLTSPVGRAIPELHMIAFLFRGRFFELARRVTGMSYISALPPRPPEQIPPSYEPLGLLLLIPFIHRMLRPLLSSQAELPEPANHESWIAGTIHAGKPTDRTPIVGANTSYDSPNTYLTQEALELPERQCTLCLEPRGTGEGSGGTVAVTECGHVFCWGCLGGLEKLECPLCRQSLRMERLTAAYNL; from the exons ATGGACGCACCTGtagcctcttcttcatcccaccatccccaagctcctcttccggcACCTTATGCCGACCTCTCTTTCGAGCCTGCTTCGCAGGCCCAGATAT TGCGGTCTCATCAAAGGGATACTGCTCAAGTCCATCGACTTACGGAGCTCGCATCGGAAATAACCAGGTCCTTGGCAG GAACCCGATGGATGGCTCAGAAACAGATGATAATCGAACTACTTATCAAAGGTATCTATTTAAGTCTCACattgggaagaggaagtcaGACCTTGGGGGAAGAGTATACAGACATACTCCCGTATTCTCCGAGACGGAAatcttccccatccaaAACA AGACGATTTCTCACGATCATGTTTCTCATTTTCCCTACAATCCTTGTATCACCAGCATCTACCAGCTATATGCGAACTGGCGGACTTTCACAAACTTCTTCAAGATGGAGGATAGCAAGGGAGAAGATCGGAGACTTCCTAACTTCTCCGGTAGGTAGGGCGATTCCGGAACTGCACATGATAGCATTCTTATTTCGAGGGCGATTCTTCGAGCTTGCGAGGCGCGTTACGGGCATGTCCTAT ATATCGGCTCTTCCGCCCAGGCCACCCGAGCAAATCCCCCCATCATACGAAcctcttggccttctcttGCTTATTCCATTTATCCACCGTATGCTCCGCCCTCTGCTGAGCTCGCAAGCTGAATTGCCTGAGCCAGCTAATCATGAATCATGGATAGCGGGTACTATTCATGCTGGGAAGCCAACAGATCGTACTCCTATAGTCGGCGCTAATACATCCTATGATTCACCAAACACATATCTCACGCAAGAAGCTCTCGAGCTTCCCGAACGTCAGTGTACTTTATGTCTCGAACCTAGGGGCACCGGAGAGGGCAGTGGAGGGACAGTAGCTGTGACCGAGTGTGGGCATGTGTTCTGTTGGGGATGTTTAGGTGGGCTTGAAAAG CTGGAATGCCCTTTGTGCAGACAGTCGTTACGGATGGAAAGGCTTACCGCGGCATATAATTTGTAG
- a CDS encoding serine-threonine protein phosphatase codes for MTARQTIIIVSVVSLLLLYLFVHHITSSLEPSLPNAPSRDAGGAVYRQRLVAVGDLHGDINNAKKVLQMAKIIDDDSKWVASTDILVQTGDIVDRGAYADDIYRLMRSLRGQAASQGGKVISILGNHEMMNAIGDWRYVTKSDIARFGGTKARQHALSAEGWLGQEWLTNYSITALVPISPYPSSPTFSFTHGSLRPSYANLTPYPAAINDLGHSLLTKALTPPMAPPYPPNPYSGLPKGTTHEEADLYAEGGPLWWRGLAEREEGQVCEWAKDLKQKIGVRRIIGGHTPNFEKIVARCNASVIIIDTGISSAYGGVLSALEIIYTLTPVDRRGRDHSQDPLLLSTSSEPIAGLKGRFIEREEVHAIYEKSSKWLALEEREVVLD; via the exons ATGACGGCTCGCCAAACAATAATAATCGTCTCTGTAGTCTCTTTACTTCTGCTGTACCTTTTTGTCCATCATATCACATCATCTCTCGAACCCTCTTTACCCAATGCACCATCTCGCGACGCCGGTGGAGCGGTCTACAGACAAAGGCTAGTAGCTGTTGGGGATCTACATGGCG ACATTAACAATGCCAAAAAGGTTCTTCAGATGGCCAAGATAATCGATGACGACTCCAAATGGGTTGCTAGCACAGACATTCTCGTTCAAACAGGTGACATCGTAGACCGCGGGGCTTACGCAGATGACATTTATCGGTTGATGCGGTCATTGAGAGGACAAGCTGCAAGTCAAGGAGGCAAGGTTATCAGTATACTCGGTAACCACGAGATGATGAACGCCATAGGAGATTGGAG GTACGTAACCAAGAGCGACATAGCCAGATTTGGGGGTACGAAAGCCAGGCAGCATGCCTTATCAGCCGAAGGATGGCTGGGACAGGAATGGTTGACAAA CTATTCGATAACAGCACTCGTCCCCATTTCACCTTACCCGTCCTCGCCTACATTTTCTTTCACTCATGGATCCCTTCGTCCTTCTTATGCGAATCTCACTCCCTACCCCGCAGCCATAAATGATCTCGGTCATTCCCTTTTGACCAAAGCGCTCACGCCTCCTATGGCGCCACCCTATCCACCCAACCCTTACTCGGGATTACCTAAGGGTACAACGCATGAGGAAGCTGATCTGTACGCTGAAGGCGGACCGCTGTGGTGGAGAGGCTTAGCTgaaagggaggaagggcaGGTATGTGAGTGGGCGAAGGATTTGAAGCAAAAGATTGGTGTAAGGAGAATAATTGGG GGTCACACACCCAACTTTGAAAAGATTGTGGCAAGATGTAATGCGTCCGTCATTATCATAGACACTGGTATCTCTTCAGCATATGGTGGAGTTCTCTCCGCGCTTGAGATCATCTATACGTTAACGCCGGTTGATCGTCGTGGACGAGATCACAGTCAAGATCCTCTTTTGCTCTCTACTAGCAGCGAGCCCATAGCAGGTTTGAAAGGGCGATTCATTGAAAGGGAGGAAGTTCATGCCATCTATGAAAAGTCAAGTAAGTGGTTGGCTCttgaagaaagggaagttGTGCTGGATTAG
- a CDS encoding septum formation protein Maf: MTTYNPVGPAALSLPIFKKLANRRVVLASASPRRKEIFANAGFFPEIVPSTFAENLPHSRFESRLADYPIATGAEKAMEVYERLVKQDIENPPDLVISADTVVVFPPEKDTAEGGSAHGEVSEILEKPINKDEQVRSLALMSGRKCEVITGISIVYPTVEYPGFKVHSISCSTLVKFYDNTPQTIQAYVDSNEGIDRAGGFAIQGLGGILIEGIEGNYDNCVGFPSAPFWRWMSELDADGVFDEAWE, encoded by the exons ATGACCACCTACAACCCTGTCGGTCCTGCcgctctctcccttcccatATTCAAGAAACTCGCCAACCGTCGCGTCGTCCTGGCGTCTGCTAGTCCCCGTCGTAAAGAGATATTTGCCAATGCT GGCTTCTTTCCTGAAATTGTCCCGTCGACTTTTGCAGAAAATCTCCCCCACTCAAGGTTCGAAAGCCGATTGGCGGATTATCCTATAGCCACTGGGGCTGAAAAG GCAATGGAAGTCTATGAGCGCCTCGTCAAGCAAGATATTGAAAACCCTCCTGATCTCGTCATATCAG CGGATACTGTTGTGGTCTTCCCACCTGAGAAAGATACAGCCGAAGGCGGTTCAGCTCATGGAGAAGTTTCAGAAATCTTGGAAAAGCCCATAAACAAGGACGAACAG GTTAGAAGCTTAGCACTCATGTCTGGGAGGAAGTGTGAAGTTATTACGGGTATTTCAATAG TGTATCCTACAGTGGAATACCCGGGATTTAAAGTCCA CTCCATTTCTTGCTCAACTTTGGTCAAGTTTTACGACAATACT CCCCAGACGATCCAGGCGTATGTGGACTCAAATGAGGGGATTGATCGTGCCGGAGGGTTTGCCATCCAA GGATTGGGAGGGATCCTGATTGAGGGGATAGAAGGCAATTATGACAATTGCGTCGG GTTTCCCTCTGCACCATTCTGGCGGTGGATGTCGGAGCTTGATGCGGACGGCGTTTTCGATGAAGCATGGGAGTGA